One window of Cucurbita pepo subsp. pepo cultivar mu-cu-16 chromosome LG19, ASM280686v2, whole genome shotgun sequence genomic DNA carries:
- the LOC111781491 gene encoding uncharacterized protein LOC111781491, whose protein sequence is MRKFDPWPVFFRREWKRNWPFLVGFAVTGALITKMTAGLSEEEVKQSPFYKRHNR, encoded by the exons ATGAGGAAGTTCGATCCATGGCCGGTGTTTTTCAGGCGAGAGTGGAAGAGGAACTGGCCGTTCCTTGTTGGTTTCGCCGTAACTGGGGCCCTTATTACCAAGATGACCGCTGGACTTTCTG AGGAAGAGGTGAAGCAGTCTCCTTTCTACAAGAGGCACAATCG GTGA